A single genomic interval of Acidovorax sp. 1608163 harbors:
- a CDS encoding LysM peptidoglycan-binding domain-containing protein, protein MMTFSSAQRTALGALTVIAAALACTPALAQKYPISDAQRSTAQQVSEKGIPISELAPNAPDTYVVKRGDTLWDISKMYLKSPWRWPELWGMNLKALPNPHLIFPGQTLYLDKSDGYARLRTQPVGGSDTIRLSPRTRTDSLASLALPTLKSHLIAPFLVEPLVADAATIEQAPRLVATTDQRVLMAAGDRVYARGSANAQLSTKAGNPRSFRVFRDAVALKDPVSGEILGYEARYLGNAELARSETVEEVSDGKGKVKQELVPATVDITATKEEIRAGDRMLPEPGRNFKNYIPHEPQTNVNARVVSIYGSSNVAVAGQNQVVAINMGSTQGIEPGHVLTLLTKGDLVKDVTGDGKPMIKLPSEHNGLAMVFLTFDKVSYALLLEVRTGVQVGDRLVNPQ, encoded by the coding sequence ATGATGACTTTCTCCAGCGCGCAGCGAACAGCCTTGGGTGCGCTGACAGTCATTGCCGCAGCTTTGGCATGCACGCCCGCCTTGGCACAAAAGTACCCGATTTCCGATGCCCAGCGCAGCACCGCGCAACAGGTGTCGGAGAAGGGTATCCCAATCTCCGAGTTGGCCCCCAACGCCCCTGACACCTATGTCGTCAAGCGCGGCGATACGCTGTGGGACATCTCCAAGATGTACCTCAAGAGCCCATGGCGCTGGCCTGAGCTGTGGGGCATGAACCTCAAGGCTCTGCCCAACCCCCACCTGATCTTCCCCGGACAAACGCTGTACCTGGACAAGTCCGACGGCTATGCGCGCCTGCGCACCCAGCCTGTGGGCGGCTCCGACACGATCCGCCTGTCGCCGCGCACACGCACCGACAGCCTGGCCAGCCTGGCCCTGCCCACCCTCAAGTCGCACCTGATTGCGCCCTTCCTGGTCGAGCCCCTGGTGGCCGATGCCGCCACCATTGAACAAGCGCCCCGCTTGGTGGCCACGACCGACCAGCGCGTACTGATGGCCGCAGGCGATCGTGTGTACGCACGCGGCAGCGCCAATGCCCAGCTGAGCACCAAGGCGGGCAACCCCCGCAGCTTCCGCGTGTTCCGCGATGCCGTGGCACTGAAGGACCCCGTGTCGGGTGAAATCCTGGGCTACGAAGCGCGCTACCTGGGCAATGCCGAACTGGCCCGCAGCGAAACCGTGGAAGAAGTCAGCGACGGCAAGGGCAAGGTCAAGCAAGAGTTGGTGCCAGCCACCGTGGACATCACGGCCACCAAGGAAGAGATTCGCGCAGGCGACCGCATGCTTCCTGAGCCTGGCCGTAACTTCAAAAACTACATTCCCCACGAGCCACAAACCAATGTGAACGCCCGCGTGGTGTCCATTTATGGCTCCTCCAACGTGGCGGTGGCTGGCCAAAACCAGGTCGTGGCCATCAACATGGGCTCCACCCAAGGCATTGAGCCAGGGCATGTGCTGACCTTGCTGACCAAAGGCGACCTCGTCAAGGACGTGACCGGCGACGGCAAGCCAATGATCAAGCTGCCCAGCGAACACAACGGCTTGGCCATGGTGTTCTTGACCTTTGACAAGGTTTCGTACGCGCTACTGCTGGAAGTGCGCACTGGCGTGCAAGTGGGCGACCGACTGGTCAACCCACAGTAA
- the def gene encoding peptide deformylase: protein MAILPILCYPDPRLHKVAKPVAAVDERIQTLVADMLATMYDAHGIGLAATQIDVHERVVVIDVSEERDQPLVLINPEITWASPEKQVGDEGCLSVPGIYDGVERSSSVHVKALNEKGQTHTVQADGLLAVCIQHEMDHLLGKVFVEYLSPLKRNRIKTKMVKQQRGNRE, encoded by the coding sequence ATGGCAATTCTTCCTATTCTCTGTTACCCCGATCCACGCCTGCACAAGGTGGCCAAGCCTGTTGCTGCGGTGGACGAGCGCATCCAAACCCTGGTGGCCGATATGCTGGCCACCATGTACGACGCCCACGGCATTGGCCTGGCCGCTACGCAAATTGACGTGCATGAGCGCGTGGTGGTGATCGACGTCTCTGAAGAGCGCGATCAGCCGCTGGTGCTCATCAACCCTGAAATCACCTGGGCCAGCCCTGAAAAGCAAGTGGGCGATGAAGGTTGCCTGTCTGTGCCGGGTATTTACGACGGTGTCGAGCGTTCTAGCAGCGTGCATGTCAAAGCCTTGAATGAAAAAGGCCAGACGCACACCGTGCAAGCCGATGGCCTTCTCGCTGTGTGTATTCAGCACGAGATGGACCATTTGCTGGGCAAGGTGTTTGTGGAATATCTCTCTCCCCTCAAACGCAATCGCATCAAGACCAAAATGGTCAAACAGCAGCGAGGTAATCGCGAGTGA
- the fmt gene encoding methionyl-tRNA formyltransferase: MRVIFVGTPEFARVALDRLLAAGFTVPLVLTQPDRPAGRGMKLQASPVKQCALEHGIAVAQPRSLRLDGKYPEDAAAVREALLAAQADVMVVAAYGLILPQWVLDLPAKGCLNIHASVLPRWRGAAPIHRAIEAGDAQTGVTIMQMDAGLDTGDMLLLEKTPIAATDTTAVLHDRLATLGGRMIVEALELAACGGLKPVPQPAEGVTYAHKIEKAESEIDWSLPAAAIGQRIRAFDPFPGASTHLQGEAIKVWSYEIDSCSRLSNERYGQILASGPEGVTVACGDGALRLTTLQRAGGKRLPVADFLRGFQLPVGQVLGAGAGAA, translated from the coding sequence ATGAGAGTGATTTTTGTCGGCACCCCCGAATTTGCCCGCGTGGCCCTGGACCGCTTGCTGGCGGCGGGTTTCACCGTGCCGCTGGTGCTGACGCAGCCCGACCGCCCCGCCGGGCGCGGCATGAAGCTGCAGGCATCGCCCGTCAAACAGTGCGCGCTGGAGCATGGCATTGCCGTGGCCCAGCCGCGCAGCCTGCGGCTGGACGGCAAGTACCCCGAAGACGCCGCTGCCGTGCGCGAGGCCCTGCTGGCCGCCCAGGCCGATGTGATGGTGGTGGCCGCCTACGGGCTGATCCTGCCGCAGTGGGTGCTGGATTTGCCCGCCAAAGGCTGCCTCAACATCCACGCCAGCGTGCTGCCACGTTGGCGCGGCGCAGCGCCCATCCACCGGGCGATCGAGGCGGGCGATGCACAAACTGGCGTCACCATCATGCAGATGGATGCGGGCCTGGACACGGGTGACATGCTGCTGCTGGAGAAAACCCCCATCGCCGCCACCGACACCACCGCCGTGCTGCACGACCGCCTGGCCACCCTGGGCGGTCGCATGATTGTGGAAGCCCTGGAACTGGCCGCCTGTGGTGGCCTGAAGCCCGTGCCGCAGCCTGCTGAGGGCGTGACCTACGCCCACAAGATTGAAAAGGCCGAGAGCGAAATCGACTGGTCTTTGCCTGCTGCGGCCATTGGCCAGCGCATCCGGGCGTTCGACCCGTTTCCGGGCGCCAGCACCCATTTGCAGGGCGAGGCTATCAAGGTATGGAGCTATGAAATTGATAGCTGCTCGCGCTTATCTAATGAGCGCTACGGCCAGATTTTGGCATCAGGCCCCGAGGGCGTGACGGTGGCTTGCGGCGACGGCGCCCTGCGCCTCACCACCTTGCAGCGTGCGGGGGGCAAGCGCCTGCCCGTGGCTGATTTCTTGCGCGGCTTTCAGTTGCCGGTGGGGCAGGTGCTGGGCGCTGGCGCGGGGGCGGCGTGA
- a CDS encoding AzlC family ABC transporter permease codes for MVRHPSFRMAAKDMAGTSLGIGAWGLVTGVAMIKSGMSLPMAVFMSLVVYAGSAQLAVIPLLTVGAPLWVVWLTAACVNLRFVIFSSMWRNYFAHLPRRWRLVIGYFSGDVIFVAFMKRFPAQTPEPDQVPYFAGAACTNWLAWQVPSLLGIALANVVPLSWGLGFAGVLALLGVLLSLLFDRATWLATGVAATAAIAAFALPLKLNILVAIAAAVAVGLMIEAVEHRRRHPELLLVPANEKLPADEKQHVRDGDVVPVREERHP; via the coding sequence ATGGTGCGCCACCCGTCCTTTCGCATGGCCGCCAAAGACATGGCGGGCACCTCGCTGGGCATTGGCGCCTGGGGGCTGGTCACCGGGGTGGCCATGATCAAGAGCGGCATGTCGCTGCCGATGGCAGTGTTCATGTCGCTGGTGGTGTACGCGGGCAGCGCGCAGCTGGCCGTCATACCGCTGCTCACGGTGGGCGCGCCGCTGTGGGTGGTGTGGCTCACGGCCGCGTGTGTGAACCTGCGCTTCGTCATCTTCAGCAGCATGTGGCGCAACTACTTTGCCCACCTGCCACGGCGCTGGCGCCTGGTGATTGGCTACTTCAGCGGCGACGTGATCTTTGTGGCGTTCATGAAGCGCTTTCCCGCGCAAACCCCCGAGCCTGACCAAGTGCCCTACTTTGCCGGGGCCGCCTGCACCAACTGGCTGGCATGGCAGGTGCCGTCGCTGTTGGGCATTGCGCTGGCCAATGTGGTGCCGCTGTCCTGGGGCCTCGGGTTTGCGGGCGTGCTGGCGCTGTTGGGGGTGCTGCTGTCACTGCTGTTCGACCGCGCCACCTGGCTGGCCACGGGCGTGGCGGCCACGGCGGCCATCGCCGCCTTTGCGCTGCCGCTCAAGCTCAACATCCTGGTGGCCATTGCCGCCGCCGTGGCCGTGGGGCTGATGATCGAGGCGGTGGAGCACCGCCGCCGCCACCCCGAGCTGCTGCTGGTGCCCGCCAACGAAAAACTGCCTGCGGACGAAAAACAGCATGTGCGCGACGGCGACGTCGTGCCCGTGCGCGAGGAGCGCCATCCATGA
- a CDS encoding AzlD domain-containing protein: MNWSWVEPVIAILGLAVITVVSRSFFMIPEREMALPDWLKRGLKYAPLAALSAVIAPEIFMAHGEFIQTFQDARLPAVVLASAYYFWKRGILGTIVVGMAVYLPLHIGWGW; this comes from the coding sequence ATGAACTGGTCCTGGGTTGAACCCGTCATCGCCATCCTGGGGCTGGCCGTCATCACCGTGGTGTCGCGGTCGTTCTTCATGATCCCCGAGCGCGAGATGGCGCTGCCCGACTGGCTCAAGCGCGGCCTCAAATACGCCCCGCTGGCCGCGCTGTCGGCCGTGATTGCGCCCGAGATCTTCATGGCCCACGGCGAATTCATCCAGACCTTCCAGGACGCCCGCTTGCCCGCCGTGGTCCTGGCCAGTGCCTACTACTTCTGGAAGCGCGGCATCCTGGGCACCATCGTGGTGGGTATGGCGGTGTACCTGCCGCTGCACATCGGCTGGGGCTGGTAG
- a CDS encoding phosphoglycerate kinase, producing the protein MNILRFSDLCAQGKARNQRVFIRADLNVPQDDAGNITEDTRIRASIPAIRMALDAGAAVMVTSHLGRPTEGEFKPEDSLAPVAKRMAELLGREVPLVANWVDGVQVAPGQIVLLENCRLNVGEKKNKEELARKLAALCDIFVNDAFGTAHRAEGTTYGIAQYAPIACAGPLLSAEIDALTKALAQPQRPLAAIVAGSKVSTKLTILQSLADKVDQLIVGGGIANTFMLAAGLPIGKSLAEPDLLDAAKSVMAAMKARGAEVPIPTDVVVAKTFAADAPATVKAATDVAADDMILDIGPETAARLAAQLKSAGTIVWNGPVGVFEFAAFENGTKQLAKAIAESPAFSIAGGGDTLAAIAKYGIDKQVGYISTGGGAFLEVLEGKTLPAFEILEKRAAGN; encoded by the coding sequence ATGAACATCCTTCGCTTTTCCGATCTGTGCGCCCAGGGCAAGGCCCGCAACCAGCGCGTCTTCATCCGTGCCGACCTGAACGTGCCGCAAGACGACGCTGGCAATATCACCGAAGACACCCGCATCCGTGCCTCCATCCCCGCCATCCGCATGGCGCTGGACGCCGGTGCCGCTGTGATGGTGACCAGCCACCTGGGCCGCCCGACCGAAGGTGAGTTCAAACCCGAAGACTCCCTGGCCCCCGTGGCCAAACGCATGGCCGAGCTGCTGGGCCGTGAGGTTCCGCTGGTTGCCAACTGGGTGGACGGCGTGCAAGTGGCCCCCGGCCAGATCGTGCTGCTGGAAAACTGCCGCCTGAACGTGGGCGAGAAGAAGAACAAGGAAGAGCTGGCCCGCAAGCTGGCCGCGCTCTGCGACATCTTCGTGAACGACGCCTTTGGCACCGCCCACCGCGCCGAAGGCACCACCTACGGCATCGCGCAGTACGCCCCAATAGCCTGCGCCGGCCCGCTGCTGTCGGCCGAAATTGACGCCCTGACCAAGGCGCTGGCCCAGCCCCAGCGCCCTCTGGCCGCCATCGTGGCGGGCTCCAAGGTGTCGACCAAGCTCACCATCTTGCAAAGCCTGGCCGACAAGGTGGACCAGCTCATCGTCGGCGGCGGCATTGCCAACACCTTCATGCTGGCCGCAGGCCTGCCCATCGGCAAGAGCCTGGCCGAGCCCGACCTGCTGGACGCCGCCAAGTCCGTGATGGCCGCGATGAAGGCCCGTGGCGCCGAGGTGCCGATCCCTACCGACGTGGTGGTCGCCAAGACCTTCGCAGCCGACGCCCCCGCCACCGTGAAGGCCGCCACCGATGTGGCGGCAGACGACATGATCCTGGACATCGGCCCCGAGACCGCGGCCCGCCTGGCGGCACAGCTCAAGTCCGCAGGCACCATCGTCTGGAACGGCCCCGTGGGCGTGTTTGAGTTTGCCGCCTTTGAAAACGGCACCAAGCAACTCGCCAAGGCCATTGCCGAGTCGCCCGCCTTCAGCATTGCGGGCGGTGGCGACACGCTGGCCGCCATTGCCAAGTACGGCATCGACAAGCAGGTGGGCTACATCTCCACCGGCGGCGGTGCTTTCCTGGAGGTGCTGGAAGGTAAGACCCTGCCCGCCTTCGAGATTCTGGAAAAGCGCGCAGCCGGAAACTAA
- the pyrF gene encoding orotidine-5'-phosphate decarboxylase, with translation MTFIDTLRTATTQNQSMLCVGLDPEPSRFPAHMKGDASKIYDFCAAIVDATADLVCSFKPQIAYFAAYGAEDQLERLMEHMRRTAPKVPVILDAKRGDIGSTAQQYAKEAFERYGADAVTLSPFMGFDSIEPYLAYHGKGAFLLCRTSNPGGDDLQNQRLASIEGQPLVYEHIAKLAQGPWNLNGQLGLVVGATYPQEIERVRSIAPTLPLLIPGVGAQGGDAVATVRAGLRSDGPIIVNSSRAVLYASQGADFGAAARAEAQRTRAVLEAARSA, from the coding sequence ATGACCTTCATCGACACACTGCGCACTGCCACCACGCAAAACCAATCCATGCTGTGCGTGGGCCTGGACCCTGAGCCCTCCCGCTTCCCCGCCCACATGAAGGGCGACGCCAGCAAGATTTACGACTTCTGCGCAGCCATCGTCGATGCCACAGCCGATCTGGTCTGCTCCTTCAAGCCGCAGATTGCCTACTTTGCCGCCTACGGCGCCGAAGACCAGCTTGAACGCCTGATGGAGCACATGCGCCGCACAGCGCCGAAGGTGCCGGTGATTCTGGATGCCAAGCGCGGCGACATCGGCTCCACCGCGCAGCAGTACGCCAAGGAAGCGTTCGAGCGCTACGGGGCCGACGCCGTCACGCTCTCGCCCTTCATGGGCTTTGACTCCATCGAGCCCTACCTGGCCTACCACGGCAAGGGCGCATTCTTGCTGTGCCGCACCTCCAACCCTGGTGGCGACGACCTGCAAAACCAGCGCCTGGCCAGCATCGAAGGCCAGCCCCTGGTGTACGAACACATCGCCAAGCTGGCCCAAGGCCCTTGGAACCTGAACGGACAGCTCGGCCTGGTGGTGGGCGCCACCTACCCGCAAGAGATTGAACGCGTGCGCAGCATTGCGCCCACGCTGCCCCTGCTCATCCCCGGCGTGGGCGCGCAGGGCGGCGATGCGGTGGCCACTGTGCGCGCAGGCCTGCGCAGCGACGGGCCCATCATCGTCAACTCGTCCCGCGCCGTGCTCTATGCATCGCAGGGCGCCGACTTTGGCGCGGCAGCCCGTGCCGAAGCGCAGCGCACCCGCGCTGTGCTGGAGGCCGCGCGCAGCGCCTGA
- a CDS encoding LysR family transcriptional regulator → MQLKWLEDFAVLAQERSFTRAAEIRHVTHPAFGRRIRALEAWAGTPLIERGGGPVRLTAAGQAFVDTAEQMARNLAQSHDELMAIAGRQARTVTLATGRTLARTVVADWLVRLRPHLADGELRILTRALADAVQDLQQGVADFAILYHHPSLTVPLDGRQFLHVALATDRLLPIALADAHGAPRYRLGAGSTAVPYIAFGRTLALGRLVEDLLAHHPQASSLQRLVECDSPDANYEYVRKGLGVSWLPWSMVHGDCKSGLLAPAGDKSLEVKFDVRLYRPKRRLSTLAEVLWSTIARR, encoded by the coding sequence ATGCAACTGAAATGGCTGGAGGACTTTGCCGTGCTGGCGCAGGAGCGCAGCTTCACCCGCGCCGCTGAGATACGCCACGTCACGCACCCGGCCTTTGGGCGCCGCATCCGCGCACTAGAAGCCTGGGCCGGAACGCCGCTGATCGAGCGTGGCGGTGGCCCGGTGCGGCTCACCGCCGCAGGCCAGGCCTTTGTGGACACGGCCGAGCAAATGGCGCGCAACCTGGCCCAGTCGCACGATGAGCTGATGGCCATTGCAGGCCGCCAGGCCCGCACCGTCACCCTGGCCACAGGCCGCACCTTGGCGCGCACCGTGGTAGCCGACTGGTTGGTGCGTTTGCGGCCCCATCTGGCCGATGGGGAGCTGCGCATCCTCACCCGCGCGCTGGCCGATGCGGTGCAAGACTTGCAGCAGGGCGTGGCAGATTTCGCCATCCTCTATCACCACCCCTCGCTGACGGTGCCTTTGGATGGGCGACAGTTTTTGCATGTCGCCCTTGCTACTGACCGGCTCTTGCCCATAGCCCTGGCAGATGCGCATGGCGCTCCGCGCTATCGGCTGGGTGCGGGCAGCACAGCGGTGCCGTACATCGCGTTTGGCCGCACGCTCGCGCTGGGGCGTTTGGTGGAGGATCTGCTGGCCCACCACCCCCAGGCCAGCAGCCTGCAGCGGTTGGTGGAATGTGACTCGCCCGATGCGAACTACGAGTACGTGCGCAAAGGTTTGGGGGTGTCCTGGCTGCCTTGGTCCATGGTGCATGGCGACTGCAAGTCGGGCCTGTTGGCGCCTGCCGGTGACAAGAGCCTGGAGGTGAAGTTCGATGTGCGGCTGTACCGCCCCAAGCGCCGACTCAGCACGCTGGCAGAGGTGCTCTGGTCCACGATTGCGCGCCGCTGA
- a CDS encoding tripartite tricarboxylate transporter substrate binding protein has product MRPLSIARRQGLVRCVAGALACAAAVSAAWAQAPAYPTKPITIVVAYPPGGSTDLMGRMVGTELSTRLGQPVVIENLGGAGGAIGAQKVANAQPDGYTLLVGASNELAINKLVTKKVKYDIKDFTAIGLVASQPLVLVASPASGVKNAAEFTQLVAKNPGKFSYGSSGVGTSLHLAGEMLKDQGKLFMTHIPYRGVAPLTNDLVGNNLEFGVFVLSSGLPHIKSGKVIALGTTEAKRSPITPDIPALAELPQFKNVDIGVWFALMAPANLPKPIYDKLRKALTDMLQSPDFRKKMEATGSVVASPATDTDKYIASEIAKYQKIVQFAKIEE; this is encoded by the coding sequence ATGCGTCCTCTCTCTATTGCCCGCCGCCAGGGGCTTGTCCGATGTGTTGCCGGTGCACTGGCGTGTGCCGCCGCCGTATCCGCGGCCTGGGCCCAGGCACCAGCCTATCCCACCAAGCCCATCACCATCGTCGTGGCGTACCCGCCCGGCGGCAGCACCGACCTGATGGGCCGCATGGTGGGCACCGAGCTGTCCACCCGACTGGGCCAGCCGGTGGTGATCGAGAATCTCGGCGGTGCGGGCGGCGCCATTGGCGCGCAAAAGGTGGCCAATGCCCAGCCCGATGGCTACACGCTGCTGGTGGGCGCCAGCAACGAGCTGGCCATCAACAAGCTGGTCACCAAAAAGGTCAAGTACGACATCAAGGACTTCACCGCCATCGGGCTGGTGGCGTCGCAGCCGCTGGTGCTGGTGGCATCACCCGCCTCGGGCGTCAAGAATGCGGCCGAGTTCACGCAGCTGGTCGCCAAGAACCCAGGCAAATTCAGCTACGGCAGCTCGGGCGTGGGCACCTCGCTGCACCTGGCGGGTGAGATGCTCAAAGACCAGGGCAAGCTGTTCATGACGCACATTCCCTACCGCGGCGTGGCCCCGCTGACCAACGACCTGGTGGGCAACAACCTGGAGTTTGGCGTGTTCGTCCTCTCCAGCGGCCTGCCCCACATCAAAAGCGGCAAGGTGATTGCCCTGGGCACTACCGAGGCCAAGCGCTCGCCCATCACGCCCGACATTCCGGCCCTGGCCGAGCTGCCCCAGTTCAAGAACGTGGACATCGGTGTGTGGTTTGCGCTGATGGCACCGGCCAACCTGCCCAAGCCCATCTACGACAAGCTGCGCAAGGCGCTGACCGACATGCTGCAGTCGCCCGACTTCCGCAAGAAGATGGAAGCCACCGGCTCTGTCGTGGCCTCCCCCGCCACCGATACCGACAAGTACATCGCCAGTGAAATCGCCAAGTACCAGAAGATCGTGCAGTTCGCAAAGATCGAAGAATGA
- a CDS encoding succinylglutamate desuccinylase/aspartoacylase family protein, whose amino-acid sequence MSTRMDTTAASPGFSLPVPDISAWRVGNTGVEGVWHFDSGKPGRSTMVSALVHGNELCGAWALKGLLEAGVRPEQGRLTLAFCNLDAFDRFDASHHDASRFTDEDLNRQWLNERIDAGDTRERRRAAALRPFVQQADWLLDIHSMHEPSAPLLLTGVQPRNLALAHAMRSPEHIVVDAGHKDGVRMRDYGRFGLPDAEAGDTRSLLIECGFHGDPASLQVAQDQCVRFIEQSGVVGVQALAQQLPGWRMPDAPRQWALEVTGPVVATSSAFRFVAPYTGLELFEKAGTVIGDNDGVPVTTPYDNCVLVMPSVRQARAGVTVVRFAQRTLL is encoded by the coding sequence ATGAGCACACGCATGGACACCACCGCCGCATCGCCCGGCTTTTCACTGCCAGTCCCCGACATCAGCGCCTGGCGCGTTGGCAACACCGGGGTCGAGGGGGTTTGGCACTTTGACAGCGGCAAGCCCGGCCGCAGCACCATGGTCAGCGCGCTGGTGCACGGCAACGAGCTGTGTGGCGCCTGGGCCCTCAAGGGCCTGCTGGAGGCTGGGGTGCGGCCCGAGCAGGGCCGCCTCACGCTGGCGTTTTGCAACCTTGATGCGTTTGACCGCTTCGATGCCAGCCACCACGATGCCTCGCGCTTCACCGACGAAGACCTCAACCGCCAGTGGCTCAACGAACGCATCGACGCGGGCGACACCCGTGAGCGCCGCCGCGCCGCTGCGCTGCGGCCGTTTGTGCAGCAGGCCGACTGGCTGCTCGATATCCATTCCATGCACGAGCCCTCGGCCCCGCTGCTGCTCACCGGCGTGCAGCCGCGCAACCTGGCGCTGGCGCATGCCATGCGCTCGCCCGAGCACATCGTGGTGGACGCGGGCCACAAAGACGGTGTGCGCATGCGCGACTACGGCCGCTTCGGCCTGCCCGATGCCGAGGCCGGTGACACCCGTTCGCTGCTGATCGAGTGCGGCTTTCATGGCGACCCGGCCAGCCTGCAGGTGGCCCAGGACCAGTGCGTGCGGTTCATCGAGCAGTCTGGCGTGGTCGGTGTGCAGGCGCTGGCGCAGCAACTGCCTGGCTGGCGCATGCCCGATGCGCCCCGGCAGTGGGCGCTGGAGGTGACCGGCCCGGTGGTGGCCACCAGCAGCGCGTTCCGGTTTGTGGCGCCCTACACGGGCCTGGAGCTGTTTGAAAAGGCTGGTACCGTGATCGGTGACAACGATGGGGTGCCTGTCACCACCCCCTACGACAACTGCGTGCTGGTGATGCCCTCGGTCCGGCAGGCGCGCGCGGGCGTGACGGTGGTGCGGTTCGCGCAGCGCACGTTGCTGTGA
- a CDS encoding acyl-CoA thioesterase, whose protein sequence is MTTTSTILRFLAESSADSPGGRVSAGVVMKWIDEAANVVANQWAKSPCVAASYGRLRFMHPVVGGAMVEVEARLAYTGTTSMNIFIEVRSGPQPGEAYQEVTHCVAVFVSPDDTGTPRPVDKWTPETPGDMALAQLVRGQIEAGRPGH, encoded by the coding sequence ATGACCACCACCTCGACCATCCTGCGTTTTCTGGCGGAATCTTCCGCAGACAGCCCCGGCGGCCGCGTGTCGGCAGGCGTGGTCATGAAGTGGATTGACGAAGCCGCCAACGTGGTGGCCAACCAGTGGGCCAAGAGCCCCTGCGTGGCCGCCAGTTACGGCAGACTGCGCTTCATGCACCCGGTGGTGGGTGGCGCCATGGTCGAGGTCGAGGCCCGCCTGGCCTACACCGGCACCACCAGCATGAACATCTTCATCGAAGTGCGCAGCGGCCCACAGCCAGGCGAGGCCTACCAGGAAGTGACCCACTGCGTGGCCGTCTTCGTCTCGCCCGACGACACCGGCACCCCCCGGCCCGTAGACAAGTGGACCCCCGAAACCCCCGGGGACATGGCTTTGGCCCAACTGGTGCGGGGTCAGATAGAGGCGGGACGCCCGGGCCACTGA
- a CDS encoding DUF779 domain-containing protein yields MDAATATQGTPPPPRVVATPAALELVALLQAKHGQDLMFHQSGGCCDNSAANCYLPGEITMGAGDVYLGDIGGCRFYIGKAQYETWKHTQLIIDVLDGHGGGTFSLEGPEGKAFHTRSRVFTAAELAALGISAPGP; encoded by the coding sequence ATGGACGCCGCCACGGCAACCCAGGGCACCCCACCACCCCCACGGGTGGTGGCCACGCCTGCTGCACTGGAGCTGGTGGCCTTGCTGCAGGCCAAGCATGGCCAGGACTTGATGTTCCACCAAAGTGGCGGCTGCTGCGACAACAGCGCCGCCAACTGCTACCTGCCCGGTGAAATCACCATGGGCGCGGGCGATGTGTACCTGGGTGACATTGGGGGCTGCCGGTTCTACATCGGCAAAGCCCAGTACGAGACCTGGAAGCACACGCAGCTCATCATCGATGTGCTCGACGGGCATGGCGGCGGCACCTTCTCGCTGGAGGGGCCGGAGGGCAAGGCATTCCACACGAGGTCGCGGGTGTTCACGGCGGCCGAGCTGGCAGCGCTGGGCATCAGCGCGCCAGGGCCCTGA